Proteins found in one Abyssibius alkaniclasticus genomic segment:
- a CDS encoding DUF6958 family protein, protein MIEKVGLRTPNDGGKSITNIPKWKFDVVRAAILEQLAEGPCKMKDLTEAIRPRIDPAALEKLGKLGWHMMGVKLELEMRGEIRRQDGVKPQMMELAR, encoded by the coding sequence ATGATCGAGAAAGTAGGGCTGCGCACGCCCAATGATGGCGGCAAGAGCATAACGAATATTCCGAAATGGAAGTTCGACGTTGTGCGCGCCGCGATATTGGAGCAGTTGGCAGAAGGCCCGTGCAAAATGAAAGACCTGACCGAGGCGATCCGCCCGCGGATAGACCCGGCGGCGCTGGAAAAGCTTGGCAAGCTCGGCTGGCACATGATGGGCGTGAAGCTGGAGCTTGAAATGCGCGGCGAAATCCGCCGCCAGGACGGTGTGAAGCCACAGATGATGGAGCTTGCCAGGTGA
- a CDS encoding ABC transporter ATP-binding protein, giving the protein MLDAAKTDDVLLDVNNIEVIYNHVILVLKGVSLNVRKGGITALLGGNGAGKTTTLKAISSLLRSERGEVTKGSITYRGASILDRNPADMVKAGVIQVMEGRHCFEHLTVEENLMTGAYTRRDGKGAINADLEMVYTYFPRLRERRKSQAGYTSGGEQQMVAIGRALMSRPETILLDEPSMGLAPQLVEQIFQIVKSVNENEGVSFLLAEQNTNVALRFAHYGYILESGRVVMDGPAAELRENPDVKEFYLGMSDKGRKSFRDVRSYRRRKRWLA; this is encoded by the coding sequence ATGCTGGACGCAGCGAAAACCGACGATGTTTTGCTTGATGTGAATAACATCGAGGTGATTTACAACCATGTCATTCTGGTGCTGAAGGGCGTAAGCCTGAATGTGCGCAAAGGCGGGATTACCGCGCTTTTGGGCGGCAACGGCGCGGGCAAGACAACCACGCTGAAGGCAATTTCAAGCCTGCTGCGCAGCGAGCGCGGCGAGGTGACGAAGGGCAGCATTACCTATCGTGGTGCCTCTATTCTGGACAGGAACCCCGCCGATATGGTGAAGGCGGGCGTTATTCAGGTGATGGAGGGCCGCCATTGTTTTGAACATTTGACGGTGGAAGAAAACCTGATGACCGGTGCCTATACACGGCGCGATGGCAAGGGCGCGATCAATGCCGACCTTGAAATGGTGTATACCTATTTTCCGCGCCTGCGTGAGCGGCGCAAAAGCCAGGCGGGCTATACCAGCGGCGGCGAGCAGCAGATGGTGGCCATCGGCCGCGCCCTGATGAGCCGCCCGGAGACGATTTTGCTGGATGAACCAAGCATGGGTCTGGCCCCGCAGCTGGTGGAGCAGATCTTCCAGATCGTGAAATCGGTCAACGAGAACGAGGGCGTGAGCTTTCTGCTGGCCGAACAGAATACCAATGTGGCGCTGCGGTTCGCGCATTATGGCTATATTCTGGAAAGCGGGCGCGTGGTGATGGACGGGCCCGCGGCGGAATTGCGCGAAAACCCCGACGTGAAGGAGTTTTACCTTGGCATGTCGGACAAGGGGCGCAAATCTTTCCGCGATGTGCGCAGCTACAGGCGGCGCAAGCGGTGGCTGGCATGA